Proteins encoded by one window of Pelmatolapia mariae isolate MD_Pm_ZW linkage group LG14, Pm_UMD_F_2, whole genome shotgun sequence:
- the serp1 gene encoding stress-associated endoplasmic reticulum protein 1 yields the protein MVAKQRIRMANEKHSKNITQRGNVAKTTRSLTDDKGVGPWLLALFIFVVCGSAIFQIIQSIRMGM from the exons ATGGTGGCCAAACAGAGGATCCGCATGGCGAACGAGAAACACAGCAAGAACATCACCCAGAGAGGAAACGTGGCCAAGACGACG aggaGCCTCACTGATGACAAAGGTGTGGGGCCGTGGCTGCTCGCCCTCTTCATCTTCGTCGTCTGTGGATCAG CCATCTTCCAGATCATCCAGAGCATCAGGATGGGCATGTAG